The Novipirellula aureliae sequence GAATCGATTCGCGATTCACCAGCGGCGTTGCACTCGGGGTGATCGAAACGTCGATGCCAGCGTCGACCGCGTATTCGATCCGTTCGTAGATTGTCTTGAACTCGCGCAATCATACCGAAAAATCCAATGGTGAATGAATATCGTCCACGTACCTTACCATAACGTGCACCTTTGCGTATATTATAGGATGTAGTAGGAATTCTGCGGCGAAATGTCACCCATGCGTTCTTCCTGTTCTGCGGTCGTCTGTCCACCAAGAGTTGTTTTGCTTGCGACGGACAACACGACAATCAACATCAAGGGCAGCCCCAGACATACTGGACAATCGGCTGCTTGGTTGTGGTCCCTCACATCTATTCAATTGGATCCATTTCATGACGCATCGAGTTGTCATCATAGGCGGTGGATTTGGCGGACTGCATGCCGCGAAAAAGCTCAAGGATCCGGCGATTGCTGTGACGCTGATCGATCGTCGCAACTTCCATTTGTTCCAGCCGCTTCTTTACCAAGTCGCCACTGGCGGGTTGTCGCCTGCGAACATTGCATCGCCGTTAAGGGCGATCCTGCGAAAGCAGAAGAATGTCGACATCGTTCTCGGTGAAGCGATCGATATCGACTGCGTCCAAAAACAAGTGGTTCTTCGCGATCGCCGGATATCGTACGACTCGTTAATTGTTGCCAGCGGCGCACACCACGACTACTTTGGGCATCCCCAGTGGGAACCTTTTGCGCCTGGCCTAAAGACGGTCGAGGATGCGACAGAAATCCGTAGGCGAATTTTGTCGGCACTTGAAACCGCAGAATTGTCAACCGACGATGATCTGATCGCACGCTGTTTGACGTTTGTGGTCGTGGGCGGTGGCCCGACGGGTGTCGAGTTAGCTGGCGCACTGGGCGAATTAACCCGGCGAACCTTGAGAGACAACTTTCGACGCATCGACGCCAGTAGTGCGAAGATTCTGCTAATCGAGGGCGAAGATCGAGTTTTACCAATGTACTCGCCCGATTTATCCGAAACCGCAAAACAATCACTACAGCGTTTAGGCGTCAGCGTGCTATGCAATGCGAGAGTAACCGAGGTGAACGCGAAGGGAGTCCAAGTCCAGTTTGCTGATGCAACCCAAGAGATTCCCGCGAAAACGGTGTTGTGGGGCGCCGGCGTGCGAGCATCGAGACTCGGCAAAGTGATCGCTGAATCGACGAACGCTCAACTCGATCGTAGCGGTCGTGTGATTGTAGAAAGCGATTGTACGATCTCAGACCATCGAGAAATGTTTGTCATCGGCGACTTGGCTGCATTTGAAGACGAACGAAGGAACCAGCTTCCAGGCGTCGCACCGGTGGCGATTCAGCAAGGCAGGTACGTTGCCGGCCTGATCCGAGACCGGTTAAACGGAAAAGCGACAAAACCGTTCGTTTATCGAGATCACGGAAAAATGTCGACGATTGGCCGAGCGGCGGCCGTAGCCGAAATCGGCTCTTGGCACCTCACCGGTTTCGTTGCTTGGGTGGCTTGGTTGCTCGTCCATCTGATGCAGCTCGTCGGGTTCGAGAACCGCGTGCTTGTTCTTATTCAATGGGCGGGAAACTACTTCACGCGAAACCGAGCGGCGCGGTTGATTACTCAAACGGAGAACGCAGGGGGCAACGATTGAAAAAGTTGAAATGAAAACTGCAAAATGCAAATTGTGTTTGCGATTGTCCAACATCTATCTATTTGTAGTTCTCCGTTCTCAATTTCCAATGATCGAACCCATCCGCAATGCTTCCATCAGCCCACGGCAGGGAGCAAAACATAGCAAAACATCACGGAATTATTCCCGTACGCCTGCATCGACGAGTGCGCGACTGATTCTCAACGATTCTTCGATTCATTGCGACGATACGTTCGATGCTCCGATGTATCAATTGTCGTGAAGCCGCGATCGATCAAGTCATCCAGCATAGCGAAAGACGCTTGTTCATTGAGTGTCCAGCCAAAGACACAGCCACCGAACACGATTGGCGAGATTTGCAAATCGGTCTTTCCAAGTTGTTTCGTTTTCATGAAATTTCCTTTTTGTTAATCGCATCATCAGGGATCAGTCGGCATAACTCGTTTAACGTCTAGCCGAAGGCATCGACTCTTCCGTAAACGGTCGCCTACAGCTTGTCGTTAAACGATAAGCCGAGACGGAACGATTCAATCGACATCCTCCCTAGGGAGGATGAAGTTGTTTGTCGCCGCCATTGCATCCTGCATGCCGACGCATAGAATGGAAGTGTCGCCCATTTCCTTGATGATGGAAGGAGTCAGCCATGAGCATTGCGTACGATTTACCGACCGCAACGAAGCTCGATCCTGCCGAGCTGAACGATTGGTATGCGTCGCTCGATAGTGTTGCAGCGCGTTCTAATTCTGTGTGTATACCTGAACTACTTTCCGCGTTGCAGTCGCGGTCAAAGAGCTATGGCACTGGAATACCTAGCCCGATAACGACGCCCTATGTCAATACAATTCCGGTCGATCAGCAGGCCGCCTATCCTGGCGATCTTCCGCTCGAAAAACGGGTTCGCAACTTGATCCGCTGGAACGCGATGCTCTGGCGGTCGATCGCGACAATGCTTTGCATCCGGATCGGCCAAAACGCCAAAGCTATCTCGAAGAGATGCTTGATGGAATGAATGGCCCGGTGATTGCAGTGACCGACTACATCAAACGGGTGCCTGATCAAATTCCTCAATGGGTGCCGGGCCAGTACATAATGCTGGGGACCGATGGTTTCGGACGCAGTGATACTCGGGAAGCGCTGCGACGCCACTTCGAGGTGGATGCAGAGCATATCGCTTACGCTGCCCTGAGAGCGTTTTCCAAGTCGTTTGATTTTGAGCCAGCAAGACTTTCCAGCGCGATGGACATACTAAACATTGATCCGCAAAGCATCGACCCAGCGCCAGCATAGGAAGAGTACGTGGCTGTGGCTTCCAGCCGCAGTTGCCATGGGGAAGAGGACGGCGGCTAGAAGCCACAGTCACGTTTAGAGAACACTAGCAAACCAACCACCTAACACGAGGCTAGACGATGTTGACGAACGTACAACTAATCAAAAAACACGTCATCGCTACTCGTCGGCATGAAGGTCAACGAGGACAACATCCGTAGCGAAGAGTTTTCGGGTTATTGAGAACGATGCCCCTGCTTTGTTTAACGATGAGCCGCAGGCGTAGGCGGATGCCGCAAAACGCGGTCGCCTATCGGCTTGGCGTTAAACGAGTAATGACAAAACGCGGTCGCCTATCGGCTTGGCGTTAAACGAGTTATGACAAGGAACCAAACATGAATTTGCAAACAGACGTATGTGTGACGACGAGGTCGGGGGACAGCGCACCGGTGGTTACCAAGACTCCGCTCCTCGATGTGGGCGACGTCGAACCCAAACGCCAGGAAATCCTGGACTACTTTCATCACACGTTCACGTTGTATGAAAGTCTGTTCGAGTGTCTGGCCAGTGAGGAGGCTTTTTACACTCGTGCCAATCGTTTGCGGCATCCGTTGATCTTCTACTATGGTCATACGGCAGTCTTTTTTATCAACAAATTAAACGTCGCAAACTGGATCACTACGCGGATTGATCCTCGGCTTGAATCCAGTTTGGCGGTCGGCGTGGATGAAATGTCTTGGGACGATCTGAACGAAGACCATTTCGACTGGCCTCGTCCCACACAGGTCAAGGCTTATCGGGACAAAACGCGTGACACTGTAGATCGCTTCATCCGCCAGTGCGATTTCGAAATGCCGATCGACTGGAACAGTCCACTATGGATCATTTTGATGGGGATCGAACACGAACGTATCCACTTAGAAACGTCTTCGGTCTTGATTCGCGAGCTGCCGATCGATCTGGTACACGACCACCCAGTTTGGGGCAACGTTTGTCGCAGGTCGGGAGCGGCTCCTAAGAATCGGTTGATTCCTGTGCGCGGCGGCGTGCTGGAATTGGGAAAAGCGAAATCGAACCCAATCTACGGCTGGGATGTCGAGTACGGCTTCGACCGCCAAGAAGTCCAACCGTTCGCCGCATCCCAATACCTTGTTTCCAATCAAGAATTTCGTGATTTTATCGAATCGGGCGGGTATCAGAAGCAACGGTATTGGACTCCCGAAGGCAAACGCTGGCTAGAATTCAGCCAGGCAACGCATCCTGTTTATTGGATCAAAAACGATGGTGGATTTCGATATCGGTCGATGTTGAGAGTGATTGATATGCCGTGGAACTGGCCCGCCGAAATCAACTACCTGGAAGCGAAAGCCTTCTGCAATTGGAAATCGGAAGTCACCGGGCTGGGTCTTCGGATGCCGACCGAAGCGGAATGGTATCAGCTAAGGAACGAGCTTGAAACCGATCAACCTTATTGGGATCGTGCGCCGGGGAATATCAACTTGGAATTTGAAATGTCCTGTTGTCCCGTCGACCGTCATCAATTCCAAGACGGATTCTGTGACATCATCGGAAACGTCTGGCAGTGGACCGAGACTCCGATTGATGGCTACGACGGATATGAAGTCCACCGAGCCTACGACGATTTCTCGACCCCGACGTTTGACGGCATGCACAACGTCTTCAAGGGCGGGGCGTGGATATCGACCGGTAACGAAGCAACGAAAGGCGCTCGTTTTGCGTTCCGGCGGCACTTCTTCCAATCCGCTGGACTGCGCTATGTCGAAGCGGAGCCATTACCGGAAATTGAGTTAAACGTGTATGAAACCGATCAAATGATCTCCAAGTATCTCGACGCACACTACGGCGAACCAAATCTCGGGGTTAAGAATTTCCCCGT is a genomic window containing:
- a CDS encoding NAD(P)/FAD-dependent oxidoreductase codes for the protein MTHRVVIIGGGFGGLHAAKKLKDPAIAVTLIDRRNFHLFQPLLYQVATGGLSPANIASPLRAILRKQKNVDIVLGEAIDIDCVQKQVVLRDRRISYDSLIVASGAHHDYFGHPQWEPFAPGLKTVEDATEIRRRILSALETAELSTDDDLIARCLTFVVVGGGPTGVELAGALGELTRRTLRDNFRRIDASSAKILLIEGEDRVLPMYSPDLSETAKQSLQRLGVSVLCNARVTEVNAKGVQVQFADATQEIPAKTVLWGAGVRASRLGKVIAESTNAQLDRSGRVIVESDCTISDHREMFVIGDLAAFEDERRNQLPGVAPVAIQQGRYVAGLIRDRLNGKATKPFVYRDHGKMSTIGRAAAVAEIGSWHLTGFVAWVAWLLVHLMQLVGFENRVLVLIQWAGNYFTRNRAARLITQTENAGGND
- a CDS encoding transketolase-like TK C-terminal-containing protein, yielding MNGPVIAVTDYIKRVPDQIPQWVPGQYIMLGTDGFGRSDTREALRRHFEVDAEHIAYAALRAFSKSFDFEPARLSSAMDILNIDPQSIDPAPA
- the ovoA gene encoding 5-histidylcysteine sulfoxide synthase, which translates into the protein MNLQTDVCVTTRSGDSAPVVTKTPLLDVGDVEPKRQEILDYFHHTFTLYESLFECLASEEAFYTRANRLRHPLIFYYGHTAVFFINKLNVANWITTRIDPRLESSLAVGVDEMSWDDLNEDHFDWPRPTQVKAYRDKTRDTVDRFIRQCDFEMPIDWNSPLWIILMGIEHERIHLETSSVLIRELPIDLVHDHPVWGNVCRRSGAAPKNRLIPVRGGVLELGKAKSNPIYGWDVEYGFDRQEVQPFAASQYLVSNQEFRDFIESGGYQKQRYWTPEGKRWLEFSQATHPVYWIKNDGGFRYRSMLRVIDMPWNWPAEINYLEAKAFCNWKSEVTGLGLRMPTEAEWYQLRNELETDQPYWDRAPGNINLEFEMSCCPVDRHQFQDGFCDIIGNVWQWTETPIDGYDGYEVHRAYDDFSTPTFDGMHNVFKGGAWISTGNEATKGARFAFRRHFFQSAGLRYVEAEPLPEIELNVYETDQMISKYLDAHYGEPNLGVKNFPVACVQHIRPLVNGRQTQRALDIGCASGRASFELATVFDHVDAVDFSARLIEAPANLQRLGRQRYVVCDEGELSLYREIRLDDLVRYEEIKDRVTFMQGDACNLPEKFNDYDLVFAGNLLERLYDPAQFLERIKIRIRVGGLLVLASTYTWQEAYTPRDKWLGGFKAATGENYHTLQGISELLEPQFQMLGEPTEIPFVIRESARKYQYGVSELSVWHRL